Below is a window of Mus caroli chromosome 2, CAROLI_EIJ_v1.1, whole genome shotgun sequence DNA.
TACATGTCCCCAATACTGAGCTTTAGTGCCCACAGAAAAATGACAAACCTGTCCCTTCCTCACAGGTGCTGGCAGGGCCTGTAAGGAGTACTCCCTACTCTGGTGCCCAACtggggattttattttgtttttgaagtctcatgtagcccaagatggcctcgAACTTGCTACGTGGCTGAGGATGGCCTTTAACTCCTCATCTTCCTGTCTGCACTCCCAAGTCCCCACATTACAGAGGGCATCATGAGGGCCAGTCTCACGCAGGATCTCAGGGGCAGACTCACTCCCTGGCCTGGGACCCCAGAGTGACCTGAGGTGCAGAGAGTCTGTCACAGGTCCAGGACCCACAGAGGATGTTCTTCAGTGGCCCTTCATGCACAGTGAGCCACCATATCTGCCATGCCCGTTGAAGGGGTCCTGTGTTTACTTTCTTCCTCAGCCCTGGGCAGAGCTTCCAAACAGATGTTCTTCATCATAGCCTCACTACATCACAAGCCTGGAGTTCCCACGGAGGCTGGTGGGAAAGGACAGGGAAGAGCAGAGGGTCACGGTCCACATAAGCCTTCCCCAGGGAGGCCCTGTGAGagatgagaaactgaggcccagaaagtGGCATTGCTCGCCCAAGAGCCCACACAGAAGGTACTCTTCCCAGCACAGATAcctgcccccccgcccccgcccccccaggaCATTGAAGGCATGCTGGGTGCGGTGGCAAGACCCTAGGTTAAATcactggtgggggaggggcaggggcgcAGAGCACTGTGGGGAGTGATGCTGGGCCATAAGGTGTGCTTCTTCAGGCTGTATGATTGAgggtcttcctctgtcctctgctcctGAGGGCTACTCCACAGCGCACCTTGTCAGTCTCCAAGGGGGAAACTGTTCCTTGGTATCTCTCAAATACAGAATTACTTTGGTTGGAAGGAAAGGACAGCTCTCAGGGGTGACCACTAGAAACAGGCAGGACCTGTCAGTTGGCAGAAGGCTGCTGGAATCCCACAATGACATGTTTGCCTTCTCCAGGTCCTGCTACCCAGGGCCAGAACAGAGGTGACTTGCATCTTGCCTGTAAGTTCTTTCCAGTATCTTTCTTTACGCGTTTGCCCTTGgatctttccccttccttttagTAAGCTGGGCTGGATGGGCTAACTGGAACCCtgatgggtgggttgggggtgggcatATACCATGGACACAAAACCAGGAAACTGTGATGCCAGTTCACAGTGGAACCATAGCCCCCACATACCAGTCTATTGACCATCCTGGCTTCCCTCCTCCACTTCCACAGCCTCAGGTCTTTGGATGCCTCTTGctccttggttttttttggtactggagattgaacccaggtcttggATATGCCGGCCAAGCACTTGCCACTAGCCACTTTGCCCCAGTCCTCTCTCTAGAATACAATTCAGGATCCTTACTGTGctcatccctccctctccctcatgtAGCCTGCCTCTTGTATCCTGCCCTGTCCACCGCAGCCTCTCCTTTGCTCTGGAAAAAACGCTCAGGTCTTCTGCCTCTGGGCTCCAGCAGGTCTTTCCCTCTGCCTGGAGCTGGATGTCGACCTGTATGAGCAGGAAGTATGTCTGGCTTGTCACTGTAGCCTGGGAACGAATGCAGCTGCTCTGGGTCGGTCTCAATACAttctgaagaagagagagagcaagagcgagagcgAGTGAgcgagggggagagagagagagagagagagagagagagagagagagagagagagagagagagaagaagaagaagaagaagaagaagNNNNNNNNNNNNNNNNNNNNNNNNNNNNNNNNNNNNNNNNNNNNNNNNNNNNNNNNNNNNNNNNNNNNNNNNNNNNNNNNNNNNNNNNNNNNNNNNNNNNNNNNNNNNNNNNNNNNNNNNNNNNNNNNNNNNNNNNNNNNNNNNNNNNNNNNNNNNNNNNNNNNNNNNNNNNNNNNNNNNNNNNNNNNNNNNNNNNNNNNNNNNNNNNNNNNNNNNNNNNNNNNNNNNNNNNNNNNNNNNNNNNNNNNNNNNNNNNNNNNNNNNNNNNNNNNNNgggtttctctgtatagccttggctgtcctggaactcactctgtagaccagactggcctcgaactcagaaatctgcctgcctctgcctcacaagtgctgggattaaaggagtgtgccaccaccgccccggCCCAGCTGCCATCTCttaactggttttgttttgatttgttttttaagcaagatctttttatgtagcccaggctggccttgaactcaatgtgatccttctgcctcagcctcctgagtgctggaattataagcatgtgtcTCCACACCTAACTCCATTGCCCACCTTTTAAGAGAGGTCTGACTTTGTAGCCTAAATTGGTTTTGAACTCATCATCAGATTAGGGCACTTGCTGAACAACTTTGGCAAGTTTGATGCTGGACCCATGATTCCTGAAATCCTTCCTTTGAACTCCACCGGCTTACTACTGCACATAcatgcccacactcacacacatgtgaggatgccactcacatatacacacactgtgggaaggcacactcacatacacactgtggggaggcacactcatacatgtacataataattgattttatttatttatcttttttttgaggcatggctgtcctggatctcaccatgtagaccaggccggccttgaactcatagagacccacttgcctctgcttcccaagggagCTTCACTGGCCCAGTATCAATACATAATTCCTTCTTTCttcgtttttatttttgaggtgatGTCTCAGCCTAGGTTGGCCTAAAACtagctatgcagaccaggctggcctccaactcacagaggcctgtctctgcctccagagtgctaggtcAATAGGTCATTATTTATTGTACCTGAGGTTTTTCTGGTAATGAAGTATTACCGCCTGTGAAGTGAGATACATGAGGTAGGAACCAACCTTTGGTCTCTCACAGGCGAGTGAAAACTGGAGCTCAGAGACATTAGGCCACTTGTTGAGAGTCACAGCTCAGATGAGAAATCCCGGGggtggctttctctctctttccttagaGACAGAGTCCTACAGCAAAGCCAActttgtaatcctcctgtctctacctctggaATCCTGGGACCGCTGGTGGCCTGCGGCAGAAGGAggcttccccctctcctcttacCGCACCCCTCTTAGGGTGGAGGGCCCAGGAGAGCCCACAGTGGTACACGAAGGCTGCCTGGGGCGGAAGGCTGGATGACTGATGGACACTGGcgtcacacctgtaatctcagcaccctgAAAGTGGAGGCAAGAGGTAGCTCAGGGCCAGTCTCTGCTAATAGTAAGTTGCAGGCCAtcctggactccagaaaacctgACTCAACCAAACCAGACAGCATTCCTGGTGGGATGGCAAGGGGAAAAGTGTGGCCGCAGGGTTCTCCAGTTCTTCTGTCGGCTGGGGGTCTGCTGAGGTCCCTACTCCGGTGAGGACCCAGCGGGAAGCCGcagtcctttctcttttcctgcgCCCCTGGGGACATGGCTCTGCAAAAGCGACCGAGGCGGGATGTTCCCACGTGGGGGTGGCGGGCGGAGGCGGGGCGTGCTCTGGTCCCCCTCGCCCGGTCCGCGGTTCCCTGCCAGTCACTCAGCAGGGCAGCTCTGGATAGTTCCGCCGCCTCCAGCTTGCAATTGTGAGTCCCACCTGAGGGCAAGGGTCGCGGGGGTGGGATGTTCGCGGCGGCCACCACACAGCCCTCTTTTGCTGAGGTTTCCCCCACTGACTATCCTTGTCCTGGGCATCACACCGGGCCCCAGAAGTGAGGTCTCTTTTCAGAGGGTGGGCTGGTCCTTTTCCTAGAAGTGCTGCCTCTCCTACCCGCTGACCCAGTTTGGTCCTTAGCCTCTAAAGCCCCTGGGATACCAGACTCTGCATGTCCCGCGTCCCGAGTCCAGAGTGATGGTAGGGCGcagcctgccccctcctcctgcaGCGGAGCAGGCAGAGCGCACGTAGGCAGTCAATTAAGGAGACCTTGGAGCCAGAGCTTCTGCTTAGAGGTCTGGGCTAACAGCCCTGTGGGAAGGAGGCTCGGGACTTTTCTCTGGGGCAGACAATTAGTGGAGCTTCCCAGCTCGGCTGATGGGAGGCTGGCATCAGAGCACAGGGCTCCCTGTCCTGAACTGTTCACATCTTACCCAGTAGCTTGACCTCTTCCCACTTTCCAAACGATGAATGGAGAACCCAAGAGGACCCCAAAGATCTAGATCAGCGGTTCCCAACctgggagggggatgggggggcgTTGAACTACTTTTACTGGGGGCTCCTTAGACCACtggcatatcaggtatttacgtTAGGATTCGCAACAGTAGCAAAacttatagttatgaagtagcaacaaaaataatattacagttggggagggtcaccacaacatgagaaactgtattaaggaGTCACCGCAGCATTGAGAACTACTGGTCTAGAGCCCCCATCAATTCCCATGGTGGTATTAGACAAAGCTGGAATGGTCACCTGATCAGCAAATCAGAATCTGGCCCTGAGGAGCAGCCAGAGAGCAACGTGGTGCTGAACCAGACGTGTCTCTCATCCTGCAGATGTTTTCCAGAGCTGCCCGGAGTCTGGTAATGAGGACAGGACTCAGAACTAGAGGGACAGGGACACACAGCCCAGGAGATGCTGGTAAGTCTCAGATCCTGGTACCCAGCATAGATCCAGAGCTCTGACAGGGAGGCCTGTTAACTAGCTTATATAACTTCCTTTGATCCTGTCCCTGGGTCCTGGACCAAGTTTCTTGGGCAAATGGAGCCACTGAGGAAGGAGGGGGCAGACTCTTCATTCCAGGTCTTGTTAGAGTGTGGATCCACACCTTACCTCTAAGGCCTTTGCATCCCAAGGGGGAGGGTGCTGCAGAACGGGGATCCTGAGTTCTCCTTTCCAGACCTTGGTGTCAGGACTGGTCAGAAGAAAGAGGTCTAAAGCAGGAGAGATTTCAACTAGATAGCAGGAGGAATGTCTTGAGGCTCAGGAGAATAATGTCAAAGATTCCATTTGTTGATCCATTACAACCCCAGTACATGGAAGACTGAAGggtgagttagagaccagcctgagctacaaagggagactgtctcaaaaaaaaaaaaggagagagagagagagagaggacgcAGAACTAAGCCTGCTCTGATATAGTTCTCCTGCTTCTAGTGTCAACAAACAGGGGACCCTCAAGCAAGGCCCTCCACTTCCTAACCTTGCTCAGGGAAACCCAGCGGTCTGCAAGAAGCTGAGGCCCAGTTACCAAGGAAAGCCTCTAGAAGAGGCTGGGAAGAACACTGTCCTCTTTGGAGGGATGATCACCGAATACTGCAATGTGCTTAAAAAATTATGATTGcttctgtgcaccatgtatgggGGTCATTAAAATGTGTCACTGTCTGCATGCAGGATATATGGGGTCCTGCTACCCCATGCTTggagaggaggtcagaggacaaccgtGTGGAATCCATTCTTCCACGTTGGCATAGactctagggattgaactcaggtgtcAGGCCACTGCAGCTGTCTTTACCCTACGTCACTTAAAggtcccttccttttcttttgttctatttcATTTGGAGAGGGGGAGGTGGCAGGGAGAAACGCTGTCATGTACCAGGCTGATCTGGAAATTGCTACGTAGCTaaggacaaccttgaacttctaatccttctgcctctgccactcaagTCCTCCCGAGTGATGAGAAGACAGTCATGGTCCACCATGCTCAGGGGTACTGGAGACCAAACCCAGACcttctcaccccccaccccaggcttccTGTacgctaggcaaacactctactgaCTGAACTACACTCATGGCCCTTCTTCCCCCAGAGGAACTTTGGATGGATTATCTGGGAGCCTCCACTGAGGTGTGGGACAATCTATCACCCATTCCTTCTAGATGAGGCTGCTCAGATACAACTGTGCACAGTGACTTGCATGTTAAGTGGCAGTGCGAACCCAGCTGTCTCTAATGAAGCACCATTAGGCATGTGTAAAGACACACACAGGATACTTTATAGTTTGCATGGCAGTTTCGAATGGATCTCAGTTCCCTCTTTCAGCCCTTCCTCACCCCTAGCCTCTGCCTTACTGGACCTCCCCTCAGGCTTACATTGTTATCCCAAATAACACAGGGTTTGCAGTGTGCATCCATGAAATGGAAATGACCACATCACCTGAAAGCCGTCAGCTGGCACACGGTGAACACGGGATGTACTGCCTGCCTGTAATTAGAATCACAATTAAAGGAGGGTGACTCTGGGGCAGCCTGGACACAGCTCCTTCCCTTGTACCTGCAGCTGGCAGCCAGCGGAGGATGACCCCCTACATTGACTGCTACGCCCAGCGCTCCTATCCCATGCCGGATGAGCCCTTCTGCACAGAGCTCAGCGAGGAGCAGCAGGccctgaaggagaaagagaagggcagCTGGACCCAGCTGAGCCAAGCAGAGAAGGTGGCCTGTAAGTGTTGGGCTAGGTGGGCTGGctagagaaagggggaggaagggagggagtgaagtTTGACTCACCCTTTCATTCACTGAACCTCCACGTCTGAAGGGAGTGACATGGGGGACACGAGGAGAGTCACCTGGACTGACCTCATGGTATGAGACAGAATGTGTGGCTAAGGTTGGATGTATCCCTGGGAATACAGCCCCAAAAGACAGATGGGGTCTCCAGGAGGTCTTACTGAGGAATCCAAGTGACGTGGAGAAAGGTGTCACAGCAGGTGACAGGTGTGGAGGGTCCTTATGACACTAAGTGGGGCACAGAGAGGCAGCTGAGGTAGGCAGGGAGCAAGGAGGTAGGAAGGCTATGTGGCCCTGGGCTAGTCTTGGCTATCTGGAGCCTATTTGCCTCATTCCACAGTTGGGGTGGCAGACATCTTTTATTTCAGGAGGTATCAATGGGCAGAAGCTGGCTTGgtcgctcactcactcactgggTGTCTTACTGGGCATCTGCCACAAATGCAGAACCTGGCAATATGGTTGGGGACAAGCCAGGCTGCACCCTTGCCATGTAAACACATGCCCAGGGCTCTGTctggctccttttccttctttccatgttccccaccactcacccacctccctccccttctttttgctccccctctccccaacctccctcttccttcctctcagccctccttccctctctgctcctccttccctctctgctcctccctcctctccctccttccttctccctcatttccttccttctctcaattccatccctctcccctctaTATCAGAAAGGGAGTGCCATCTTTTCttctagttatttatttatttttattttatatatatgagtacactgtcactgtcttcagacacaccagaagggggcatcagatcccgttacagatggttgtgagctaccatggggttgctgggaattaaactgaggacctctggaagagtagtcagtgttcttaaccactgagccatctctccagctccccacccctttccttctTTACCCAAATGTCACCACACTAAATATGTCCCTGTACCCACCATTAATTAAGTGGCCAGCAGCTGGTCGGACAACCCTAGAAAACCGAGGCTCAGGAAGATAAAGTCACTGGCTTGGCCACACAGCTTAGACTAGACATTGGTCAGGACTTGTTTCCACTCAGAAGGTTCTGGGACTATACCACAGCCATACCACACACTCTGGGAAGGCTGGTGAAATACGGGATGGCACCAATGCCCTCAACAAACAGCAACTGAGACTGGACCTCttgccccacccctgcctccccccacccccgctctcaCCTtcaccccacctcctcccttctttctgctgCTCTGGGTTGAGAGTCACTGTGGCAGCCAAACTGCCCAGCCCATGACAGTTCTGCCCAGGAAACTGTGCCAGCTCACATTTTTCCTTCACACAGTCGTTTCAGAGCTATTTAAAGTACAGAGGAACATTGTTCACTTGGGGCCGACACCCTTAAAGAACtgtaaggaggaaaggaaagaggggtgACCAGGGAtgaagagaggcagggaaggaaggaaggggggaaagaAGGAACGAGGGAAGGAAGGGTCAGCATCCTTCCTGAAGTCCTCCTGAGACGAGGTCCTTGGCACACAGACACTCCTTGTCCCCTCTGTTGATTTTTCTGCTCTGTCTCTTGGTCTGAGTTGAAGCACCATGCTGCATCATGGGCCACCATAGGCCTGGTCCACGCATCTACCGATAGCCATGTCAGAGCCTAGGGAGGGATCTGAATGTGACTATATTTTGATAATCACCCAAAAGGTATACAACTTAagcaaaaataaagtttttaagttGGCATGATGATatatacacttgtaatcccagccctgggaatggctgaggcaggaggattgtagattcaaggacagcctgggctgtgtagtgagattctttctcaaaataaaccaATGCTTTATAGTTTTAAAGTCATAACGATACAAAACAGGGCCTCTTGTGTGCAGCCAGCAGTCTGGGTGCCGGGAACATTAGTGAGCAGAGAGCccttgttcttccaaaggtctgggAGGGCGAGCTCTGCAAAGCAGATAAAACCCTCAGCAAGGAGAGGCAAGGCAGGAAAGTCCTGATAAAAATGTGTCACATAAAAACTTGGTTTTGTACTCCTGCGTTAGAAATCCACCTTCGCTCTTCAGTTAAAATGAACTCAGCCAGGcagttgtggtgcatgcctttggtcccagcactttggaggcagagcctGGTCTATggactgagtttcaggacagcctgaactacacagagaaactgtctcaaaaaaccaaaaccagagccgggcgtggtggcgcatgcctttaatcccagcactcaggaggcagaggcaggcggatttctgagttttaggccagcctggtctacaaagtgagtgccaggacagccagggctacacagagaaaccctgtctcgaaaaaaaaaaaaaaaaaaaaaaaaaaaaaaaaaaccaaaccaaaccaaaccaaacaaaacaaaaccaaaaccaaacctaaAGAATGGACCCAAATCTGTCTTACCTGTGGCTGGCCAGGTCCTGTGTGATCTGCCTTCTCCTGAGGCTCACTACCCCTCAGCCACACCGCCCGCCCTTGGCCCTTCCCTATCTGTAGAAGTCCTGAGACATTTAggttggttttttgaaacaaagGCTTTCATAATATatcttggctggtctggaatccaatatgtagccccagctgacatggaactcactgagatcctcctgcctctgcctggccagTACcagaactaaaggcatgtgccaccacccatGCTGACTTTGTTTAATTTCAACTTGACTTTCTCTGTACCTAAACTTGGGTTCCAAGATCTCTTAGAGGCTTTCTCAGTCTCCCTAATGGAGGCTGCTTTTCCACCCCACCCCTAACACATTTGCTGAGACATTTGGTGTCTCCCCTCTTAAGTTCCACGAGGATGGGAATTTTTGTTCACCTTGGTCACTGCTGTGCATAGGGTTGCCAGGTTTTGGGTACAGAATGTGTTTAATAAGGATCTGATGGATGAGCTGCCTACAGGGTGCGACAtccaagaagcagagaggcagggatgaGACTCTagctcaaaacaagcaaaacatatAAGCAAACAAGAACGGGCTGGGGTACTTGGGAGACGGCTCAATCAATAAAGTGCTGCCATGCAAGCGTGAGCACATGGAgtccaggaaacaaacaaacaaacagacagacaaataaacaaacagggaTGGCAAGCACTGGCCTGCAATCTCCCAGCTGTGGGGAGGccaagacaggagaatctctCTGGTCAGCTAGTCTAGCCTAATCAGCGAGCTTCAGGTTtagtaagagactgtctcaaaatacacaGTAGAGAAGGATTAAGGAAGACGAGGACGAGGGATGATCTCCAGTCTTCATGTTCCTGCACATACATGCCCAtgagcacacacttgcacacacagagactgagTGACCAGCTTATGGTGCAGGAAGGGACAGCCAAGGGTCTCAGGGGCCAATAACTGGCTCTAGGGTGCTTGGTATGGTTATCCATGAGTTCCCTTCCACACACTGCCTGCCTCCAGTGTACCGGCTCCAGTTCCATGAAACCTTCGCAGAGATGAACCATCGCTCCAACGAATGGAAGACAGTGATGGGCTGCGTCTTCTTCTTCATCGGATTCACGGCTCTGGTGATTTGGTGGCAGCGGGTCTATGGTGAGTGGGTGGGTCATATGGCTGTAGGCCATCTGTGCCCTTTGTGTTTATAGCCACAGGCTGAGCTCTTCTGGGGACCATATTTAGGACTCATCTGAAGGGTTCTGAAAAGTCTCCACAGAGGGAGGGTGAAGAACAGAACATGGCCACCTAGTGGGGGATGTAGGGAGATTAGCTCTTCTAGGCAttagttttctcatctgcaaaatgggactAGTAACAGCCAGCTTTCTGTGCTCTCCTGAGGATTTAACAAGAGGGCTATCGGTCCAAGTGGGTGCATGAACATGAATGtggtgggtttgttgttgttgttttgtttgtttgttttgtttttatgagacagggtttctctgtgtagccctggctgtcctggaactcactctgtagaccaggctggcctcgaactcagaaatccacctgcctctgcctccagagtgctgggattaaaggcatgtgccaccacgcccagctaaatgTGGTGTTTTTGATTGCTAGATATTAACTACATATTTCTTAACATGTTTTCAACAATTGGAAGACATTGAGTccattgtcttttcatttttatttttatttttagtagacagggtctcacaatttAGCCTTGGTTGGACTAGACCTTACTAGGTAGaccagaccaggttggcctcaaactcacagagatccatttgtctcccaagtgctgaactcacagagatccatttgtctcccaagtgctgggattaaaggcgtgccctaCCACTGCcgggctcctttttttttttttttttttttgaaagcaggtttgctctgcagcccaggctgacctcagacttgggAGTCTCCTTTCTGGGAGTCGGGGGTTAGGGATGCAGGAGCACTATATTTATTCCTCTCTCACTCACAGGAAAAGGCAGGAGGGCAGCTCTGCAGACTCTCTGCCCCATCACACTTAACCAGAAGGGAAGCTTGCCTTTGATGTGTAAGATGGGGTTTCCATGACCAGCCTCTTTTGTTCATGTCCTATTGGCTACAGATGATCACATGTCCTTGCTTAGCTACAAGGAAAGTTGGAAATATAGGAAATGTCCCTTTTCTGGGAATCCACCCCCCTCAATGCAAGGTCttgctgggtgatggtggtagtggtggtggtggtgatggtggtggtggtggtgcacacctttaatccctgcactcaggaggcagatctctgaactggaggccagcctggtctacagagtaagttccaggacagccagggctacacagagaaaccctgtctcaaaaagccagccagccaaccaaccaaccaaccaaataaggTCTTAATTTTTACCCCAGTGtcttagtgttctgttgctgtgaagagac
It encodes the following:
- the LOC110290300 gene encoding cytochrome c oxidase subunit 4 isoform 2, mitochondrial, with the translated sequence MFSRAARSLVMRTGLRTRGTGTHSPGDAAGSQRRMTPYIDCYAQRSYPMPDEPFCTELSEEQQALKEKEKGSWTQLSQAEKVALYRLQFHETFAEMNHRSNEWKTVMGCVFFFIGFTALVIWWQRVYVFPKKVVTLTEERKAQQLQRLLDMKSNPIQGLAAHWDYEKKEWKK